The following DNA comes from Brienomyrus brachyistius isolate T26 chromosome 16, BBRACH_0.4, whole genome shotgun sequence.
GACAcagtaacatttaaaaaacagtTTTTATTATTCTTGATCTGTTTTAATAATGTGCAAGTATAACCTACAATCCAATTCACTTCCTCCTGCTAAATGCTAACTTTCATGAGCTATTTTtgcagaaacaaaatcttaTAGTTGTTTTTTGAAGTTTCACCACAATTGCTCCAGAGCGAgttttacatataaaaaaagaaagattaTAAAACATCTTAGAAGTTTAAGAATGGCAGATTTAACATGCAGTGTACAGTGACCTCCTCAGCATAAGCTTgttcagttttccccatagatccAACATTTCTTTCCATAATTACGGACGACTCGATTTTCTTTAATGTACCCGCATCTGTAATTGATTTTTAAAGCTCAGTCAGCTTGCAAGTGGAATATCTACCAAAAGTTATACGAAGGTATCCAAGCTCTAAGTAGCAGAATCTTAGATAACAAAATATATACTGTAAGAGAAGCTGCAATTTCCTCCAGTACAAAAATTTCCATTTAAATAATATGAaaaaaggggcggcatggtggtgcagtgcttagcactgttgcctcacacctctgggactcgggttcgagtctccgcctgggtcacatgtgtgtggagtttgcatgttctccccatgtcgttgtggggtttcctccgggtgctccaGTTTCtctccatagtccaaaaacatgctgaggctaattggacttgctacattgcccgtaggtgtgcatgtgtgagtgaatggtgtgtgagtgtgcccagcgatgggctggcccactatctctgcctcgtgcccattgcttccgggatatgctccggaccccccgcgacccagtaggataagcggtttggaaaatggatggatgggtgaataatataaaaaaattacaggcaaAACACAAACTAAGACAACCTTTCACAGCTAGCACCTAGAGGTCATAACAGAGTACTGCTTGAACATGTCAAATACAACCTTTATACAATAAAGTGTccaaaaatacaataaatggAGATCCTAAAATTTCAGTTAAACATACTGACCAGCTATCTCCCATTTCCGCTCATGCCTcaatatgcatttttaataaaaatattgaCCATACTAAGAGAGGAAAAATTTAAgcatttttataattttatagATATTATATGTTTGTCTTTATGatattttatggggaaaacttatcAATATAGTTCAAGTGATGAGTGTAGTACTTTGTGCTTTCTCCCCACGTTTACAGCATGCAGTCTTGCCATGGACACAGGGGCTGTAATCTTTAAttgagagtgtgtgtgcataGGGTGTGGTCTGCCAGTAGACGAGGGACCGGTTGGGAAATTCGTCTCCTGCTGCATTTGGGCAGTGACCACATTGCACTTGAGTAATAAAATGTAGCTTGCAGTCTCCGTGAGCTTTTGCCACATGTTTCAGGCAGCGCACTGCGGAAGTAGCCCTTCTGGGTTTGTTAGGAGCGTCCTAAGGGATGCGCGATCACACCAGCTTGATGGCACCAAGGAAAGTGGAATCGCCATCTAGAGACACGTTGGCAGATTTGCGGGGAATCAGCAGCTCGACGCGATCTCCCACCTCTAGTTTGACGATGCCTGGGGAGCGGTGACAGAAAGACACGGCGAATCAGCTTGTCATAGCGACACCGTCGTATGAACGCCCAACACAGAAACCCGGATGCCATCCTGGCTTAGTCCATTTTGCTGTGGCAAAGGATGCGATTGGGCAAGAGTGCCGATGGTTACAACTACAAGCGTTGCTTGGCAACAGACTGGCATTATGCTCAAATGCAATATGAAAGagccttttttttccaattaGCCCCATTTAGCTAAACTACACAAATAAAAGGCTGCCATTTTAGGTATACCTCCTGTATAGCAAGTGTTGTAAGGAAAGTCCGGGTCCATGTTCTGAACGCAGCGGAACAAAATGACTTTTTTCAGTTCATCACCAACGACGTTCTGCTTTTTTCGGACGATAAAATGACCCATGGCAAAGGTCGTGTCCATGTAAAACACCTGGTGAACATATATGAAGAATTATTCTAAAACACATATTCTGATAACCAAGTCATCAGCCAACTCCTAGATCTTGAGGAGAATGTTTATAATACCTGAGTCTACTTATCTACTGGAATTAAagaaattttaaaaattaaacagaTTAAAAGTGATATTTACTAAAAGCTAAGAACTTAGTTACTCAGTTACCACTctagaacaaatcatgaacaaatgcaTGAAATGCACAAACTTTCATGACTGATTAATCATGAATGAACGTGGGATCAGTACATAACTAACACTTGGTTACTAGTTAATTAATGTATTATGTAAGTGCGTACTACTACATTCCTTGTGCCCCCTCCCAGATctcgtggactgtctgggggttcccaaagatcagattgggaaacactgctctagggaGTGACAGATATCACTGCTGGGGGGTGTGCTGTTAATCACAGTTGATGTTTTGACCAGGGTGCCGATTCTGAACTAATCAAAACTCACCTGGCTGTACACAAAGTAGAAGCCCTCTTCCTTGACAAGAATGgcgtcctccttctcctccaggGCAGTACCCCGCCTGAGGCCGGTCAGCCAAGGAAGGACCGTGTGTTCTTCTGAAAGACGCACACCATGTGAGCAGGCTCCACCCACAGCAGGCTCCACCCACAGCAGGCTCCACCCACAGCAGGCTTCACCTGCATGGCACCACCCGGAATATGAATCCTGTACAAATCTGCTTCTTTCCCTCATTTCAA
Coding sequences within:
- the LOC125710074 gene encoding tumor necrosis factor ligand superfamily member 13B-like isoform X1, with protein sequence MAAALGNGSSRASPEAQHRRLSWAVLVLTLAAVTSSSLSVLSLYHILALKAEVIGLHAELSRRRGEQQSVSMQRLAGRPQEPQETHAGQKKTLDPVNGKLNSNHHHQTSQPDVHSIKKRSSEKVLQPCLQMMTNSNREPTLQGEACCGWSLLWVEPAVGGACSHGVRLSEEHTVLPWLTGLRRGTALEEKEDAILVKEEGFYFVYSQVFYMDTTFAMGHFIVRKKQNVVGDELKKVILFRCVQNMDPDFPYNTCYTGGIVKLEVGDRVELLIPRKSANVSLDGDSTFLGAIKLV